The Longimicrobium sp. genome window below encodes:
- the yidC gene encoding membrane protein insertase YidC → RDIKYTLKGDTLQSPRARARAVQPLGADGAFRQQAYLGPQEHARLAAVGHELEEVNPYGYRWLRPVVRPIAAAVLWALNGLHTTLGLHYGWVLILFGFLVRGVTWPLNARAMRAQMKNMAVQPVLQSRMKEIQERHKGDPAKMNAEMMALYQELGVNPLSMMSGCLPLLIPMPVMITLFFVFQSAIEFRGTSFAWFPDLSLRDPLYLLPAFLVVSMFGLQWVSTKLSGMEQNEQTRMMMYMMPVMMGMFFFAMPSGLNLYYASTNVASFPQQILIANERRRVTEKHKAEQKVAVKHDALKRIPANRKRR, encoded by the coding sequence GCGCGACATCAAGTACACGCTCAAGGGCGACACCCTGCAGTCGCCCCGCGCCCGCGCCCGCGCCGTGCAGCCGCTGGGCGCCGACGGTGCGTTCCGGCAGCAGGCGTACCTGGGCCCGCAGGAGCACGCGCGCCTGGCCGCCGTGGGCCACGAGCTGGAAGAGGTGAACCCGTACGGCTACCGCTGGCTGCGGCCGGTGGTTCGTCCCATCGCGGCCGCCGTGCTGTGGGCGCTCAACGGCCTGCACACCACGCTGGGCCTTCACTACGGGTGGGTGCTGATCCTCTTCGGGTTCCTGGTACGCGGCGTCACCTGGCCGCTGAACGCGCGGGCCATGCGCGCGCAGATGAAGAACATGGCGGTGCAGCCGGTGCTGCAGTCGCGGATGAAGGAGATCCAGGAGCGGCACAAGGGCGATCCGGCGAAGATGAACGCCGAGATGATGGCGCTGTACCAGGAGCTGGGGGTCAATCCGCTGTCGATGATGTCGGGGTGCCTTCCGCTGCTGATCCCCATGCCGGTGATGATCACGCTGTTCTTCGTGTTCCAGAGCGCCATCGAGTTCCGCGGCACCAGCTTCGCCTGGTTCCCCGACCTGTCGCTGCGCGATCCGCTGTACCTGCTGCCGGCGTTCCTGGTAGTGTCGATGTTCGGGCTGCAGTGGGTGAGCACCAAGCTCAGCGGGATGGAGCAGAACGAGCAGACGCGGATGATGATGTACATGATGCCGGTGATGATGGGCATGTTCTTCTTCGCCATGCCGTCGGGGCTCAACCTGTACTATGCATCCACGAACGTCGCCTCGTTCCCCCAGCAGATCCTGATCGCCAACGAGCGCCGCCGCGTGACGGAAAAGCACAAGGCCGAGCAGAAGGTCGCGGTCAAGCACGACGCGCTGAAGCGCATTCCGGCGAATCGGAAGCGCAGATAG